The Streptomyces tendae DNA segment GGCGCCCAGTGCGAACAGGACCGGCACCAACATGTCCACCCTCCGCGACGACGAGACGGTCCCTGCCATGGTGACCGCCCGGCCGACGGCACGCGAACGCGGACGTGGCGTGGAGGGGCCGTGCGCCCCGGGTGAGGGGCGCCCGTTCCGGTGGTCTCAGCCGGCGGGGGCCGGGCCGCTCCGGCGGAGGTCCGTCCAGCGGGCGTAGGGCTCGCGGGCGTCGGGGACGAACCTCTCGTCACGCACCAGCTCGGCGAGCCGGGGCTCCGTCAGCCAGTCGTACCAGGCGATCTCCCGGGGGTCGGGGGTGACGGAACCGGTCACCGCGACCTCGTCAGCCCGAGCCGGTACGGGCTGATCACGCCCGCGCACCGGAACGTGAGAACGAGGGCCGGGCGCGCCCGCACGCCGAGTTCCTCCGCCAGTTCCCGGGCCGCGGCCTCCTCGTAGGTCTCGCCGGGCTCCGCCGCGCCCCCGAGCATCCAGTTGAGGCCACCCGGGAACCGCGCCCTGTCGTCCGGCCTGCGGTGCGCGAGGACGCGCCCCCGCGTGTCCCGGCAGACGACCGTCGCCACGCGGTGCAGCCACCGCCGGCGTATCGCCTCGCTTCTGCTGACGAGGCCGACGGCCCGATCGTCCTCGTCCACCCGTTCGACCATCTCCGCCATGGCGCCATCGTGCCGGAGGCGTGCGACACCGGGACCGTCACCCGGCCGGCCCCCGGGCAGGTCGACGGCGCCCGTCATTCGTAGTGCCAGGCGTCGGGGCCGCCGCCGCGCCATTCGACATGCGGGGACTGCCGCATGTAGGCGTCGTCGACCTCCTCCATCCCGGCCAGGCGCAGGAACTCCACGACGTCCAGGAGCCCGTAGGCCATGCCCAGGAAGTGCGGGCCCGCGCGGACACGGCGGCCGCCGTCGTCAGCGGGCGGATAGATCACGATGGGCAGGTCGCTCGCCATGGGTCCAGCGTGCCCGGGGCGTCAGGGGCCCGCATGCGGCACGGCCGGCCGGGCGGGACGCGGTCAGCCGCTCGCCAGGCTCGGCCGCGGGGCGGGCTGACCTGGGAAGGAACCGTCTCCGAAGAGGATCCGGCGGGCGGCGGCCCGGCCCGGGGGTGTGCGCAACAGGGTGAACGCCGCGGTGGTGGCGGCCGGGGTCCGTATGTGGGCGAGCCCGGTGCGCAGCGCCAGCCGTCCGCGGAAACGGGAGCGCAGCGCGGCTCCGCTGTAGTGGGTCAGCGCGTGCGGGGTCCCGGTGCGCAGGGCGTCGTCGAGGACCTCGGCGGCCAGCTCCGACAGCCGCAGGCAGGGGTCGAGGCCGCCTGCGGTGAGCGGGGAGACCGCGCCCGCCGCGTCCCCCACCAGCAGTCCCTCCGCGCAGCCGATGCGGCGCAACACACCCCCGACGGGGATCGGTCCGCCGCGCCGCTCGACCGGGCCGGTCCGCCGCACGCCGTCCAGCCCGGGCGCGCGGGCGACGAAGCGCTGCATGGCCCGGCGCATCCCGTCGGGAAAGCGGTCGGCGTAGCCGGCGACGCCGACGTGGGCGTGCTGCCCGTCGTTGACCACCCACGCCAGGTATCCGGGGGCGAACCGGGGGTCGAGCACGCAGTGGAACGCGGGCGGTTCGCCGTTCGGGGACACCGGGAAGACCTCCTCGGCCCCGATCAGCAGGTGGCGGTTGCGGTCGAGGCCGAGGTCGCGGGCGACGCTCGACCGGGCGCCGTCGGCGCCGACGACGTGGCGCGCGCGGACCTGGAGCGGCCCCTCGCGGCCGCTCAGGTGGCAGACGCCGTCCCGCCGTCCGCCGTAGCGGGTGCCCAGCGCGAGGCGCACGCCGGCGCGGACGGCGGCCTCGGCGGAGGCCTGGTAGAGCCCGGCCATGTCGCCCACCCGGAACTCGTCCCGGTCGCTGACCAGGTCGACGGGGCGGCGCATGCCGGGCGGGTAGAGCAGCATGCGCCGGATCGGCGGTCCGAGGTGCTCCTCGGGCAACGGGAAGTCCTCGAGGGTCTTGCGCACGAAGATCCCGGTGGTGCGGATCGCGCCGGCCAGGGTGGTGCGCCGGTCCACCAGGAGCACCTCGTGGCCCCGCCGGGCGAGCAGCGTGGCGAGGTGCAGCCCGGCCAGCCCGGCCCCGACGACCAGGACGTCGGTACGGGCCGTGCCGGTGAGGGACGGGCGGGAGGCGGGGACGGCTGAGGGCATCGGACACTCCAGGGACGGCGACTGCACACCGATCGAATGACGATGGGAAGCTATCGAATTTCGATAGACGCGGCAAGTGGCGGTCCCGTGGCGCGAGGGGCCATCATGGTGGTGGCAGGCCGTGTCGGGCGGCCGTTCCGGGCGGCGCCGGCCCTCCCTGGACCGAGCGGCGCCTTCCCGATGGACAAGGAGTACGGCATGCCCACGGACTCGGTCGAGCGTTTCCTCACGGCCCTGGACCCGGAGCACCGGGAGGCCGTCGGCACGAAACCGCGCGAGGAGCAGCAGCGGCTCGCGGACGCCTGGGAACGGGAGTTGGCGGACGACACCGAACTCGACACGCTGGACGAGCTCTCCCCGCCGGCCGCCGAGGCCGAGGCGGCCCGCCGCGTTCTGCGCCTGGAGGCGGGGTAGGGGCCGGCCGTTTGGTACGCCCAGGGGCGGGGGCCTGTGTGTCGTACGCCCAGGGGCGGGGGCCCGTGTGTCGTACGCCCAGGAGCGTGGCGGGGGCCGCCGTCCGGCCCTGCCGGCGACCGGCCCCCGAGGACCCTCACCACCGGCACCGGCACCGGTTCAATTCCCCACCCCCAGACCGGACATGAGCGCCGCCGGGTAGCGGTCGCCGCGTGCCGCGCCGGGCGGCACCGCCTTCTCGATCTCCGTCAGATCGTCCGCCGTGAGGTCCAGGCCGAGCGCGGGCAGCGCCTCCGCGAGCCGCTCGCGGGTACGGGCGCCGACGAGCGGCACGATGTCCTCCCCCTGCGCCGCCACCCAAGCGATGACCAGCTGGGCGACGGTGCACCCCTTCGCCTCGGCTACCCGGCGCAGGGATTCGACGAGGGCGAGGTTGTGCTCCACGTTGCCGGCCGAGAACCGGGGGCTCGCCGCCCTGTGGTCACCGTCCCGGCCGACGCGGTCCGCCGACCAGTGCCCGGAGATGAGCCCGCGGCCGAGGACGCCGTACGCGGTCAGGCCGATGCCGAGCTCCCGCAGCGTGGGCAGGACCTCCTCCTCGACCGCGCGCGAGATCAGCGAGTACTCGATCTGCAGGTCGGCGACGGGATGCACGGCGTGCGCCCGCCGGACGGTCGCGGCGTCGACCTCGGAGAGGCCGAGGTGCCGTACGTGACCGGCGTCGATCAGCTCCTTGACCGCGCCCACGGTCTCCTCGATCGGCACGTCGGGGTCCCGACGGGCGGGGCGGTAGATGTCGACGTGGTCGGTGCCGAGCCTGGTCAGGGTGTGGGCGAGGAAGTTCTTGACCGCCTTCGGCCGGCCGTCGGCCCCGCCGAAGTCGGTGGCGGACGGCCCGCGCAGCATGCCGAACTTCACGCTGAGCCGGTAGCTGTCCCGGTCACGGCCGCGCAGGGCCTCGGCGAGCAGCAGTTCGTTGTGGCCCATGCCGTAGAAGTCGGCGGTGTCGATCAGCGTGACGCCGGCGTCCAGCGCGGCGTGCACGGTGGCGATGCTCTCCGCGCGGTCGGCCTCGCCGTACGCCCCCGACATGCTCATCGCGCCGAGGCCGAGCGCGGAGACCTCCGGTCCGGTGCTGCCCAGGATTCGTGTACGCATCGTGTGCTCCCTTGTCGTCGTGTCGTCGTCCGCCACCCACTGTGTGCCGGTGGCGCGGCCGGCGGGAGCGGAGCGTTCATCGTGGGAGCGCCGCTCCCTGGCTGGGCGTCGTGCCGCGCGGGAGCATGGAGTCATGCAACGTGAGCAGCTCGCCGACTTCCTGCGCCGCCGTCGTGAGGCGATCCGCCCGGCCGAGGTGGGCATCGCCGAGGGCACCCGGCGCCGCACGCGCGGACTGCGCCGGGAGGAGGTGGCGATGCTCACCGGGATGTCGGTGGACTACGTGGTCCGGCTGGAGCAGGGGCGCAGCAGCCAGCCGTCGGCCCAGCTGCTCGTCGCGCTGGCCCGCACGCTGCGCCTGTCCGACGACGAACGCGACCACCTGTTCCATCTGGCCGGTCACCGGCCCCCGCCCGCCGACGGCACGGCGCGGCTCGCCCGGGCCGGTCTGGTGCGCATGCTCGACCTGCTCGGCGACACGCCGGCCCTGGTGCTGTCCGACCTCGGCGAGGTGCTCGCGCAGAACCGCGCGTCCGCGCTGATCGGGCACCTCACCGGCTTCCGCGACGACCGCCGGTACATGATCTACCGCTGGTTCACCGACCCGGACGTCCGAGCCGTCTGCCCCCCGGAGGACCAGGAGCACGCCGCCCGCGGCATGGTGGCCGACCTGCGCGCGGCCGCCGGACGCCGGGCGGGCGACCCCACGGTCGCCGGGCTCGTCGAACGGCTGCGGGCCGCCAGCGCGGACTTCCGCGCGCTCTGGGAGGAGCACGAGGTCGCGGTCCGGCGCGCGGACCGCAAGACCCTGCTGCACCCCCGCGTGGGCCCGCTGCGGCTGGACTGCGAGACCCTGGTCACCCCCGACCAGAGGCAGCAGCTGCTGGTGCTCACCCCTGCGGACGCCGAGACCCGCGAGCGGATGGAACTGCTGCGGGTGCTCGGCAGCGAGGAGTTCCCCACAGGGACGGCGGACCACGGCGGACGGTGACCGGCCACATGGGCCACACGGGCCGTGCGGCCAGGCGGCCATGGGCCCGGAGGAGGAGATCGCCGCGAACGTCGTGGGTGCCGGTCCGGAGCCCGACGAGGGTGACGGGGCGACCCCCGCGGACCCGGCCGAACGGCTCACCTGCTTCGTCTCGGCCGTGCGGGACACGTGGCTGCGGGGTGACCGGGACGGGGTGCGGTCGAGCGGTCCGGTGCGGAGTTCGCGGTTCGTGTGACGGACGGGCGAGCCGGCCGTCGGGCTCCCGGTCGGCGGCGCCCGGACGCCGCCGCCTCGCCGGGAGGTGCCCGCAGGCCGCCCGTCACGCCGTCGACCGCTCGCGGTCCGTGCGGTGGCGGAGGCACGAGGTGACGACCACGAAGGGCCAGAGCGACTGGACGGCGGTCACCACACGTTCGGCGACGCCCGCCATGCCGTGCCGGTGCATCTCGATCAGGAACCACGCCGCGCCGGCGACCATCAGCGCCGTCGCCGCGAGCGAGGGGGTGGGCCGCAGTGCCCACGGGGCGGTGCGGCGGCCGTCGGCGGCCAGGACCGGCCACAGGGCCAGCAGCACGAAGCCGACGGCGGCCACCGATCCGTGGCCCAGCGAACCCCCGCTGCTCGGCGGGGCCCAGGGCGACGGCCAGCGCGGCCACTCCCCGCCGGCCAGCGCCGCCCGCCCCGCCGCCGCGGCCGCGCGCAGCCCCCACGCGGTCAGCAGATGACACACGCCCAGGGCGATGAACGCCCCCGTCATCACCCAGGAACCCGAGGCGCCGTAGGCGGCCAGGACGCTGATCGTCTGGGTCACGGGGTCGTAGGCGGATCCCTCCAGCACCGCCGCGATCACCCATCCCGCGATCAGCAGCAACGGCGCGAACCCCGACGAGAGCAGAACCCACCTCGGAACAAGCAGCATTGGACCAGAATACGGAACGAAATGGCACCTAACGACCTTGAGGTCACACACCGGAAATGCTCCGACATGAGCGGTTCGCGACTTCGGCGTAAGGTGATGGCCGTGCATTCGGCCGCGGCCCCCGGGCCCCGGATGCAGTCCCTCCGGTCGCCGGAGTCCGCCCGCATGCCTGCCGTGCGTCGGGATTCCGTACGACCCGGCCACCTCAGCACCACCACGCGGAGGACCCACGATGGGCACGGTGACGACATCTGACGGGACGACCATCTTCTACAAGGACTGGGGCCCACGCGACGGCCGGCCCATCGTCTTCCACCACGGCTGGCCGCTCAGCGCCGACGACTGGGACGCCCAGATGCTGTTCTTCCTGGGGCAGGGCTACCGGGTGATCGCCCACGACCGCCGCGGCCACGGCCGCTCCGACCAGACGGCGGACGGTCACGAGATGGACACCTACGCCGCCGATGTCGCGGCGCTGACCGAGGCCCTGGACCTGCGGGACGCCGTGCACATCGGGCACTCCACCGGCGGCGGCGAGGTGGCGCGCTACGTGGCGCGCGCGGAGCAGGACCGTGTGGGCCGGGCCGTGCTCGTGAGCGCGGTGCCGCCGGTCATGGTCAAGTCGGACAGCAACCCGGGCGGCACGCCGATCGACGTCTTCGACGGGTTCCGCTCCTCCCTCGCGGCCAACCGCTCCCAGTTCTACATCGAGGTGGCCTCGGGCCCGTTCTACGGCTTCAACCGGCCGGGCGCCAAGGTCTCCCAGGGGCTGATCGACAACTGGTGGCGGCAGGGCATGACGGGCGCGGCCAACGCCCACTACGAGTGCATCAAGGCCTTTTCGGAGACCGACTTCACCGAGGACCTGAAGCAGATCGACGTCCCGGTGCTCGTCATGCACGGCACCGACGACCAGGTCGTCCCCTACGACGACGCGGCCCCCTTGTCGGTGAAGCTGCTGAAGAACGGCACCCTCAAGAGCTACGAGGGCTACCCCCACGGCATGCTGTCGGTGCACCCCGACGTCCTCAACGGGGACATCCTGGAATGGCTCACGTCGTAGACGGCGGGGGCGACCCCTCGGCGGCGGACGTGGAACTGTCCGCCGCCGACTACACGGAGCGGACGCACGCCGTCCTCGCGGCGATGGCGGCCGGCGGCGGGAGCGGCCGCCGGCCCGCCGACGCGGCGCAGGCGCGTGCCGACCGCACCGTGCCCGCGCTGGCGGGGCCGGCGCCGGACACGGTCACGGTGACCCCCGCGACCGTCCCCGGCCCGGCCGGCCCGCTCGCCCTGCGCGTGTACCGCCCCGGTCACGCCCGCACGCCGGGCGCCGGCCTCGTGTACCTGCACGGCGGCGGGTTCGTGGTCGGCGGACCGGACAGCCACCACGGCGCGCTGTGCGCCCTGGCAGACACCACGGAGCACGTGGTCGTCGCCGTGGACTACCGGCTGGCGCCGGAGCACCCGTTCCCGGCCGCCGTGGAGGACGCCGAGGCGGCGACGCGTCAGGTCGCCGCGCACGCGCAGGACTTCGGGATCGACGCGGGCCGCCTGTCGGTGGCCGGTGACAGCGCGGGGGCCACGCTGGCCGCGGTGGTGGCCCAGTCGTCGCGCACGCGCGGCGCGTCGTACCTCGCGCACCAGGTGCTCATCACCCCGCTCACCGCGTTCCCGCCGTACGTCGACACCGCCAGCAGGCGGGAACTGGCGCAGGGGTACTACCTCACCCGCGAGCTGCTGGACTGGTACACCGAGTGCTATGTGCCCGACGCCGCCGACCGGGGCGACCCCCGGGCGGCGCCGGGGCTGGCGACGGACCTGCGCGGGCTGCCGCCCGCCACCGTGATCACCGGAGGTCTCGACCCCCTGCACGACGAGGGCGAGCGGTACGCCCGGGACATGGCCGCCGCCGGGGTGGACGTACGGGTGCGGCGGCTGCGGGGCGCCTTCCACCTGCTGTGGCTGGCGACGGCGCTCGCTCCCGCCGCTCAGGCGGAGGTGTTCTCCCTGGTCGACGAGCGCCTGGGCGCCGTGAGTTGAGGTCCGTCGGGCCTTGCCGCCCGGCGGCCGTCAGCAGAGTGTGGCGGTGGCGGTACGGCACAGGAACCGCTCCGCGCGCTCCCACGACCAGCCGTTCTCGACGACCAGGGTGCGCCAGCCGGACGGGCCGAACCAGAACCACAGCAGGTCGGCCGTCTCCTCCACGGAGGTCGGCGGGCGCGGTGTGAGGGTGTCCAGGTGGCGGGCCACGGCACCCAGCGCGCGGCGGTACTCCCCGGTGGCGCGTTCCCACAGCTCCTCGGCCTGCTCGTGCGCCGGGAGCGCCTTGCGGATGGCCTCGTGGACGACGAACTGCCCCTCGTTCCCCAGTCGGGTGGCCGCCGCGAGCTCCCGCAGCAGGTCCCGGGGATCGGAGAGCCCGAGCAGGCGGCCCACGGCCTCCTCGTGGCCGGACGCCGTCACGCCCTGGTCGACGATCCGGTCCAGGATGTCGCTCTTGCTGCCGACGCTCGCGAAGACGGTCTTCGGGGAGACGCCTGCCGCCGCGGCGATGTCCGCCACGGTGACCCGCCCGTAGCCGCGGCCGGCGAACAGGCCGGCCGCGCACCGCAGGACCTGCTCCCGGGTCCGGGCCGCCGCCTGCTGACGCAGCGGAGAGGCATAGGCGCGCTTGGTTGCCATGGCGTCACTCTAGCCTGCGACGTCACCTTCAGGGGGCGCTTAGGGTATTGATTAGGTTCGTTGTAACCTCAAAATACTCGCACCTCAGGGAAGGCACGACTCATGGGCATGGACCCCGGAGAACTGGCACGCGGACTCTTCCGAGTCCTGGAGACCGGTGACGCCGCACTCGCCGCGGACGTCGTCCACGACCGGTTCGGCAACCGCGAGGCGGACGTCGCCCCGGCGGCGTGCTCGCTCAGGGGGCGCGCCGGCGTCCTCGCCTCCTCGGCGTGGCTGCGCGGCGCCTTCGACGGACTGCGCTTCCCGATCGACGACATCGGTCACGACGGCGACCGGGTGTGGGTACGCCTGCGGATGCAGGGACGTCACACCGGTCCGTTCGTCCGGTTCCGTGACGGCGCGCTCGACCAGGCGGTGCCGCCGACCGGCCGGGACGTCGACTTCGAGCAGATCCATGTGCTCGACCTGCGCGACGGTCTGGTCCTGCGGCACGAGGCGGTGCGCGACGACGTGACGATGCTGCAGCAGCTGGGCGTCTTCCCGCCCACCCCGGGCGTGGCGCTGCGCCTGGCCGGCTGGAAGGTGACGGGGCGTGCCGCGCGGGCGGCCAAGGAGGTCTCACGGCGTGCCGCGGAGGCGGCCGCGTCGGCGTGACCGGACGGCGCACCCCGGCGGGAGGAGAATGCGGGTGAGAAGGCCGCCGTGGGAGCGGCGGCCGTGAGCGGGTGGAGTGAGGCGGATGGAACGGCGGGAGCACCGCGTCGGCATTCTGGTCTTCGACGGGATGAAGATGCTGGACCTGTCCGGTCCCGCGGAGGTCTTCAGCGAGGCCAACCGCTTCGGTGCCGGCTACCGGCTGAGTCTCGTCTCGGTCGGCGGGAAGTCCGTGCGCTCCTCGATCGGTGTCCAGGTGCCCGTCGACGCGGACGCCTCGGACGCCCCCGCCTTCGACACCCTGCTGGTGGTCGGCGGTGACGCGCTGCCCACCTTCCCCGTCGACCCCGGTCTCGGCGCGGCCGCGGCGGACCTGGCCCCGCGGGCGGGCCGGGTCGCCTCGATCTGCACCGGCGCGTTCGTGCTCGGAGCGGCCGGTCTGCTCGACGGCAGACGGGCCACCACGCACTGGCAGCACACCGCGCTGCTCGCACGGCGCCACCCGGAGGCCCGTGTGGAACCCGACGCGATCTTCGTCAGGGACGGCACCACGTACACCTCTGCCGGGGTCACCGCGGGCATCGACCTGGCGCTGGCCCTGGTGGAGGACGACCACGGGCCCGACCTGACGCGCGACGTCGCCCGGTCACTGGTGGTGTACATGCAGCGGGCGGGCGGACAGTCGCAGTTCTCCGCCTCGCTCCAGGGTCCGGCACCGCAGACCCCGGTGCTCCGGCTCGTGCAG contains these protein-coding regions:
- a CDS encoding ester cyclase; amino-acid sequence: MGMDPGELARGLFRVLETGDAALAADVVHDRFGNREADVAPAACSLRGRAGVLASSAWLRGAFDGLRFPIDDIGHDGDRVWVRLRMQGRHTGPFVRFRDGALDQAVPPTGRDVDFEQIHVLDLRDGLVLRHEAVRDDVTMLQQLGVFPPTPGVALRLAGWKVTGRAARAAKEVSRRAAEAAASA
- a CDS encoding alpha/beta fold hydrolase, which gives rise to MGTVTTSDGTTIFYKDWGPRDGRPIVFHHGWPLSADDWDAQMLFFLGQGYRVIAHDRRGHGRSDQTADGHEMDTYAADVAALTEALDLRDAVHIGHSTGGGEVARYVARAEQDRVGRAVLVSAVPPVMVKSDSNPGGTPIDVFDGFRSSLAANRSQFYIEVASGPFYGFNRPGAKVSQGLIDNWWRQGMTGAANAHYECIKAFSETDFTEDLKQIDVPVLVMHGTDDQVVPYDDAAPLSVKLLKNGTLKSYEGYPHGMLSVHPDVLNGDILEWLTS
- a CDS encoding DUF998 domain-containing protein; protein product: MLLVPRWVLLSSGFAPLLLIAGWVIAAVLEGSAYDPVTQTISVLAAYGASGSWVMTGAFIALGVCHLLTAWGLRAAAAAGRAALAGGEWPRWPSPWAPPSSGGSLGHGSVAAVGFVLLALWPVLAADGRRTAPWALRPTPSLAATALMVAGAAWFLIEMHRHGMAGVAERVVTAVQSLWPFVVVTSCLRHRTDRERSTA
- a CDS encoding helix-turn-helix transcriptional regulator — its product is MQREQLADFLRRRREAIRPAEVGIAEGTRRRTRGLRREEVAMLTGMSVDYVVRLEQGRSSQPSAQLLVALARTLRLSDDERDHLFHLAGHRPPPADGTARLARAGLVRMLDLLGDTPALVLSDLGEVLAQNRASALIGHLTGFRDDRRYMIYRWFTDPDVRAVCPPEDQEHAARGMVADLRAAAGRRAGDPTVAGLVERLRAASADFRALWEEHEVAVRRADRKTLLHPRVGPLRLDCETLVTPDQRQQLLVLTPADAETRERMELLRVLGSEEFPTGTADHGGR
- a CDS encoding GlxA family transcriptional regulator yields the protein MERREHRVGILVFDGMKMLDLSGPAEVFSEANRFGAGYRLSLVSVGGKSVRSSIGVQVPVDADASDAPAFDTLLVVGGDALPTFPVDPGLGAAAADLAPRAGRVASICTGAFVLGAAGLLDGRRATTHWQHTALLARRHPEARVEPDAIFVRDGTTYTSAGVTAGIDLALALVEDDHGPDLTRDVARSLVVYMQRAGGQSQFSASLQGPAPQTPVLRLVQDAVQADPTADHSLKALAARVRVSPRHLTRMFRAELDTTPMKYVELIRFDLAKALLDAGRNATEAAALSGFPSYESLRRAFARHLGLSPTRYRQRFSTTGADGPRGPRT
- a CDS encoding aldo/keto reductase, producing MRTRILGSTGPEVSALGLGAMSMSGAYGEADRAESIATVHAALDAGVTLIDTADFYGMGHNELLLAEALRGRDRDSYRLSVKFGMLRGPSATDFGGADGRPKAVKNFLAHTLTRLGTDHVDIYRPARRDPDVPIEETVGAVKELIDAGHVRHLGLSEVDAATVRRAHAVHPVADLQIEYSLISRAVEEEVLPTLRELGIGLTAYGVLGRGLISGHWSADRVGRDGDHRAASPRFSAGNVEHNLALVESLRRVAEAKGCTVAQLVIAWVAAQGEDIVPLVGARTRERLAEALPALGLDLTADDLTEIEKAVPPGAARGDRYPAALMSGLGVGN
- a CDS encoding FAD-dependent oxidoreductase, translated to MPSAVPASRPSLTGTARTDVLVVGAGLAGLHLATLLARRGHEVLLVDRRTTLAGAIRTTGIFVRKTLEDFPLPEEHLGPPIRRMLLYPPGMRRPVDLVSDRDEFRVGDMAGLYQASAEAAVRAGVRLALGTRYGGRRDGVCHLSGREGPLQVRARHVVGADGARSSVARDLGLDRNRHLLIGAEEVFPVSPNGEPPAFHCVLDPRFAPGYLAWVVNDGQHAHVGVAGYADRFPDGMRRAMQRFVARAPGLDGVRRTGPVERRGGPIPVGGVLRRIGCAEGLLVGDAAGAVSPLTAGGLDPCLRLSELAAEVLDDALRTGTPHALTHYSGAALRSRFRGRLALRTGLAHIRTPAATTAAFTLLRTPPGRAAARRILFGDGSFPGQPAPRPSLASG
- a CDS encoding alpha/beta hydrolase, yielding MAHVVDGGGDPSAADVELSAADYTERTHAVLAAMAAGGGSGRRPADAAQARADRTVPALAGPAPDTVTVTPATVPGPAGPLALRVYRPGHARTPGAGLVYLHGGGFVVGGPDSHHGALCALADTTEHVVVAVDYRLAPEHPFPAAVEDAEAATRQVAAHAQDFGIDAGRLSVAGDSAGATLAAVVAQSSRTRGASYLAHQVLITPLTAFPPYVDTASRRELAQGYYLTRELLDWYTECYVPDAADRGDPRAAPGLATDLRGLPPATVITGGLDPLHDEGERYARDMAAAGVDVRVRRLRGAFHLLWLATALAPAAQAEVFSLVDERLGAVS
- a CDS encoding TetR/AcrR family transcriptional regulator, with amino-acid sequence MATKRAYASPLRQQAAARTREQVLRCAAGLFAGRGYGRVTVADIAAAAGVSPKTVFASVGSKSDILDRIVDQGVTASGHEEAVGRLLGLSDPRDLLRELAAATRLGNEGQFVVHEAIRKALPAHEQAEELWERATGEYRRALGAVARHLDTLTPRPPTSVEETADLLWFWFGPSGWRTLVVENGWSWERAERFLCRTATATLC